A genomic stretch from Elusimicrobiota bacterium includes:
- a CDS encoding class I SAM-dependent methyltransferase yields the protein MYGVSEDIYNGVLYDGLNCFEWDIPFYRRQARRAKGPVLELCCGTGRITLPLAKAGVEVTGVDFKDSMLVRAHEKALRAGLRVPFVKGDMRTLRLRRKFALVFIPFNSLQNTYGLADVEKVFATVRAHLRRGGRFIFDVFNPSIRYMVNGEKLKKNKYRFRLEDGRRVAIDELCRYDAAGQVNQVTWFHRVDGGRAKPRRLDMRCFYPLELEALLKYNGFRVLKKYGNFDGTPFTSASMKQIFVCEALR from the coding sequence ATGTACGGCGTCAGCGAAGACATCTACAACGGGGTCCTCTACGACGGGCTCAACTGCTTCGAGTGGGACATCCCCTTCTACCGGCGCCAGGCGCGGCGGGCGAAGGGGCCGGTCCTCGAGCTCTGCTGCGGGACCGGGCGCATCACCCTGCCGCTGGCGAAGGCCGGCGTCGAGGTCACCGGCGTGGACTTCAAGGACTCGATGCTCGTGCGCGCGCACGAGAAGGCGCTCAGGGCCGGCCTGCGCGTCCCCTTCGTCAAAGGCGACATGCGGACCCTGCGTCTGCGCCGGAAGTTCGCGCTCGTCTTCATCCCCTTCAACTCGCTGCAGAACACCTACGGGCTCGCCGACGTCGAGAAGGTCTTCGCGACCGTGCGCGCGCACCTGCGCAGGGGCGGACGCTTCATCTTCGACGTCTTCAACCCGAGCATCCGCTACATGGTGAACGGGGAGAAGCTCAAGAAGAACAAGTACCGCTTCCGCCTCGAGGACGGCCGCCGGGTCGCCATCGACGAGCTCTGCCGCTACGACGCTGCCGGCCAGGTGAACCAGGTGACCTGGTTCCATCGCGTCGACGGGGGGCGGGCGAAGCCGCGGCGGCTCGACATGCGCTGCTTCTACCCGCTCGAGCTCGAGGCCCTGCTCAAGTACAACGGCTTCCGCGTGCTGAAGAAGTACGGGAACTTCGACGGGACGCCCTTCACCTCCGCGTCCATGAAGCAGATCTTCGTCTGCGAGGCCCTGCGATGA
- a CDS encoding MFS transporter has product MRLPHGLRALRHRDYRLFFGGQLVSQVGTWMQSLAQSWLVLELTGSPFKLGLIGALQFGPMLLFSFHAGAIADRVHKKRMILFTQTALMLQAFAMALLCWSGRVQYWHVAVLAFCYGLASTLDLPVRQSFVVEMTGKEDLASAVALNSAGFNGARMIGPAVAGVLVAHVGVAPAFALNGLSFLGVLLALNALRAEGLPRPHGEASISEDIAAGLRYALHAPLIRLLLCLLLFIGVFVVNHSVMVPLLARHALGVGARGFGLLMASLGIGAVAGALSVSFVGRRPRLRWIVGSACLSAVVTVLLAAARDFRTAALLLSLLGFFQVAFMALCNTTLQAESPDALRGRILSLYAFVFAGITPIGSLLMGSLAQWFGTSTAYAVGGGCGLAGVLGLSVWEWSRRPARGS; this is encoded by the coding sequence ATGCGGCTCCCCCACGGCCTGCGCGCGCTGCGTCACCGGGACTACCGGCTCTTCTTCGGCGGCCAGCTCGTCTCCCAGGTCGGGACCTGGATGCAGAGTCTGGCCCAGTCCTGGCTCGTGCTCGAGCTCACCGGCTCGCCCTTCAAGCTCGGGCTCATCGGCGCCCTGCAGTTCGGGCCGATGCTGCTCTTCTCCTTCCACGCCGGGGCCATCGCCGACCGCGTGCACAAGAAGCGCATGATCCTGTTCACGCAGACGGCGCTCATGCTCCAGGCCTTCGCGATGGCCCTGCTCTGCTGGTCGGGCCGCGTGCAGTACTGGCACGTCGCCGTGCTGGCCTTCTGCTACGGCCTGGCCAGCACGCTCGACCTGCCCGTCCGTCAGTCCTTCGTCGTCGAGATGACCGGCAAGGAGGACCTCGCGAGCGCGGTCGCGCTCAACTCCGCCGGCTTCAACGGCGCGCGCATGATCGGCCCGGCGGTCGCCGGCGTCCTCGTCGCCCATGTCGGGGTCGCGCCGGCCTTCGCGCTCAACGGACTGAGCTTCCTCGGCGTCCTGCTCGCCTTGAACGCGCTGCGCGCCGAGGGCCTCCCCCGGCCGCACGGCGAGGCGAGCATCTCCGAGGACATCGCCGCGGGCCTGCGCTACGCCCTGCACGCCCCGCTCATCCGCCTCCTGCTCTGCCTGCTCCTCTTCATCGGGGTCTTCGTCGTCAACCACAGCGTCATGGTCCCGCTCCTCGCCCGCCATGCCCTCGGCGTCGGCGCGCGCGGCTTCGGACTGCTCATGGCCTCGCTCGGGATCGGCGCCGTGGCCGGAGCCCTCAGCGTCTCCTTCGTGGGACGCCGGCCGCGGCTGCGCTGGATCGTCGGCTCCGCCTGCCTCTCCGCCGTCGTCACGGTCCTGCTCGCCGCGGCGCGGGACTTCCGGACGGCCGCGCTCCTGCTCTCCCTGCTCGGCTTCTTCCAGGTCGCCTTCATGGCGCTCTGCAACACGACGCTGCAGGCGGAGTCGCCCGACGCCCTTCGCGGACGCATCCTGAGTCTCTACGCTTTCGTCTTCGCGGGGATCACGCCCATCGGCTCCCTGCTGATGGGCTCGCTGGCGCAGTGGTTCGGGACCTCGACGGCCTACGCCGTCGGCGGCGGCTGCGGTCTGGCCGGGGTCCTCGGCCTCAGCGTCTGGGAGTGGTCGCGGCGGCCGGCGCGGGGTTCTTGA
- a CDS encoding L,D-transpeptidase, with product MDLLDRLTRRASPGLLLALALVLFVGAHAARLGLRRSTLACQERVETLALQRDESAEAASDFQALSELKGQDVAALKKGLAQLAKSKREIYEAGLNLQEEKRLLEKQLEMLTTYLVVDLGTGKIHRMRGEESLESFPLGAVRATGAEVKTPPERVQVVSKERFASPERGRFIETGGKLEWEPPQVGESPRANALGEFVMYAGGTFFLHGPPAKPADHEAFPHYCLGLSKAAARRLYLGSVIGTKLVFKNPAPAAATTPRR from the coding sequence ATGGACCTCCTCGACCGGCTCACCCGCCGCGCCTCGCCGGGACTGCTCCTGGCGCTCGCGCTCGTCCTCTTCGTCGGCGCGCACGCCGCCCGCCTGGGCCTGCGGCGCTCGACCCTCGCCTGCCAGGAGCGCGTCGAGACCCTCGCGCTGCAGCGCGACGAGTCGGCCGAGGCCGCCTCCGACTTCCAGGCCCTCAGCGAGCTCAAGGGGCAGGACGTCGCGGCGCTCAAGAAGGGCCTCGCCCAACTGGCGAAGTCCAAGCGCGAGATCTACGAGGCGGGGCTCAACTTGCAGGAGGAGAAGCGCCTGCTCGAGAAGCAGCTCGAGATGCTGACGACCTACCTCGTCGTGGACCTGGGGACCGGGAAGATCCACCGCATGCGCGGCGAGGAGTCGCTGGAGAGCTTCCCGCTCGGGGCCGTGCGCGCGACCGGCGCGGAGGTGAAGACGCCGCCCGAGCGCGTGCAGGTCGTCAGCAAGGAACGCTTCGCGAGTCCCGAGCGCGGCCGCTTCATCGAGACGGGGGGGAAGCTCGAATGGGAGCCCCCGCAGGTGGGCGAGTCCCCGCGCGCCAACGCGCTGGGCGAGTTCGTGATGTACGCGGGAGGGACCTTCTTCCTGCACGGGCCGCCCGCGAAGCCCGCCGACCACGAGGCCTTCCCGCACTACTGCCTCGGGCTTTCGAAAGCCGCCGCCCGGCGGCTCTACCTCGGCAGCGTCATCGGCACGAAGCTCGTCTTCAAGAACCCCGCGCCGGCCGCCGCGACCACTCCCAGACGCTGA
- a CDS encoding L,D-transpeptidase codes for MDTASRLRTWLAILWLALMGAELAGIVRWSFALGSAQRRMDDYGAQIAASARETEARAREIRERSEELVFLQDLPNILPQEKSTLRTQKAVAGEVQLLRGKVGARLRGALHVVVDAKANVLYLKKGLRLLWKADCSVGRGGVLKDKRTGRRWEFVTPRGEFRVRGKKADPLWRKPDWAFVESKEPVPPPEDPSRLVAGELGAFVLDLGDGYLIHGTKDETKLGTAVSHGCVRLGAEDLKKLYESVPVGTRVFIIY; via the coding sequence GTGGACACCGCCTCCCGCCTGCGGACCTGGCTCGCCATCCTCTGGCTCGCGCTCATGGGCGCCGAGCTCGCGGGCATCGTGCGCTGGTCCTTCGCGCTCGGCTCCGCCCAGCGCCGCATGGACGACTACGGCGCGCAGATCGCCGCGAGCGCCCGCGAGACCGAGGCGCGCGCCCGCGAGATCCGCGAGCGCAGCGAAGAACTCGTCTTCCTGCAGGACCTGCCGAACATCCTCCCCCAGGAGAAGAGCACGCTGCGCACGCAGAAGGCCGTGGCCGGAGAGGTCCAGCTCCTGCGCGGGAAGGTCGGAGCGCGGCTGCGCGGGGCGCTGCACGTGGTCGTCGACGCCAAGGCCAACGTCCTCTACCTCAAGAAGGGCCTGCGCCTGCTCTGGAAGGCGGACTGCTCGGTCGGGCGGGGCGGCGTCCTCAAGGACAAGCGCACCGGACGGCGCTGGGAGTTCGTCACCCCGCGCGGCGAGTTCCGCGTGCGCGGCAAGAAGGCCGACCCGCTCTGGCGCAAGCCCGACTGGGCCTTCGTCGAGTCGAAGGAGCCCGTTCCGCCGCCGGAGGACCCCTCCCGGCTCGTGGCCGGGGAGCTCGGCGCCTTCGTGCTCGACCTGGGCGACGGCTACCTCATCCACGGCACCAAGGACGAGACGAAGCTCGGCACCGCGGTCTCGCACGGCTGCGTGCGCCTGGGCGCCGAGGACCTGAAGAAGCTCTACGAGAGCGTCCCGGTCGGCACCCGGGTCTTCATCATCTATTGA
- a CDS encoding MFS transporter — protein sequence MIPAVVRDSLKEFKDTLVGFTRAPRAVWGVNAANVIEGLVYFGILTILGKYCSENIGLSDLHAGWVYGAVTGGITFSMLFLGGLSDRIGVRRSLVLSFAVMLAGRALVAFSGSLPLGRGAASPMFLLMGAGLLLMVLAYGVFQPATYAAIKYYSTPETAAVSYAVLYGGMNLGSFLSGFVSPLTRQRFDRAFPPNGLAAVFWVYAALTLVSLVTVLVLVSRRAHAAAAEAGAAAGAPEEASGPSLGFMGTVRSYVTAFSDARFVFFIFILIPVQTLFAHNWLTIPYYLDRAFAGTTVGNYYEFFSNLNPLIIFILSPIVAALTARMDVYRVMIAGTFIMALPTFLLAAGPNVYLFLAFILFMSLGEAVWSPRFLQWIAEIAPPGKVGMYQGIGQLPWFMTKMLTATYSGWFIARYCPPPASGLPMDTGRMWLIHAFIAMLSPIGLVLAKNWMERGRLVGTSPAAASEAA from the coding sequence GTGATCCCCGCCGTCGTCCGCGACAGTCTCAAGGAGTTCAAGGACACCCTCGTCGGGTTCACGCGCGCTCCCCGCGCCGTCTGGGGCGTCAACGCAGCCAACGTCATCGAGGGGCTCGTCTACTTCGGCATCCTCACGATCCTCGGCAAGTACTGCTCCGAGAACATCGGCTTGAGCGACCTGCACGCGGGCTGGGTCTACGGGGCGGTGACCGGCGGCATCACCTTCTCGATGCTCTTTCTGGGAGGGCTCTCCGACCGCATCGGCGTGCGCCGCTCGCTCGTCCTCTCCTTCGCGGTCATGCTCGCCGGCCGCGCGCTCGTCGCGTTCTCCGGCTCCCTGCCGCTGGGCCGCGGCGCGGCCTCGCCCATGTTCCTGCTCATGGGCGCCGGCCTCCTCCTCATGGTGCTGGCCTACGGCGTGTTCCAGCCGGCCACCTACGCCGCCATCAAGTACTACTCCACCCCCGAGACCGCCGCCGTCTCCTACGCCGTTCTCTACGGCGGCATGAACCTCGGCTCCTTCCTCTCGGGCTTCGTCTCGCCGCTCACCCGCCAGCGCTTCGACCGCGCCTTCCCGCCCAACGGGCTGGCGGCCGTCTTCTGGGTCTACGCGGCCCTCACGCTGGTCAGTCTCGTCACGGTGCTCGTCCTCGTGAGCCGGCGGGCCCACGCCGCGGCCGCCGAGGCCGGCGCCGCCGCGGGCGCGCCCGAGGAGGCGTCCGGCCCGTCGCTCGGCTTCATGGGCACGGTGCGCTCCTACGTCACGGCCTTCTCGGATGCGCGCTTCGTCTTCTTCATCTTCATCCTCATCCCCGTGCAGACGCTCTTCGCGCACAACTGGCTCACCATCCCCTACTACCTCGACCGGGCCTTCGCGGGCACGACGGTCGGCAACTACTACGAGTTCTTCTCGAACCTCAACCCCCTCATCATCTTCATCCTCTCGCCCATCGTGGCCGCGTTGACGGCCCGCATGGACGTCTACCGCGTCATGATCGCCGGGACCTTCATCATGGCCCTGCCCACCTTCCTCCTCGCCGCCGGCCCCAACGTCTACCTCTTCCTCGCCTTCATCCTCTTCATGTCGCTGGGCGAGGCGGTCTGGAGCCCGCGCTTCCTGCAGTGGATCGCCGAGATCGCGCCGCCCGGAAAGGTCGGCATGTATCAGGGCATCGGCCAGCTCCCCTGGTTCATGACGAAGATGCTCACGGCCACCTACTCGGGCTGGTTCATCGCGCGCTACTGTCCGCCCCCGGCCAGCGGCCTCCCCATGGACACGGGGAGGATGTGGCTCATCCACGCCTTCATCGCCATGCTCAGCCCCATCGGCCTCGTGCTGGCCAAGAATTGGATGGAGAGAGGCCGGCTCGTCGGGACCTCTCCGGCGGCGGCGTCCGAGGCCGCGTGA
- a CDS encoding thiamine pyrophosphokinase: MKSPRVLILLNGELGDPAAARRAAKGALVLCADGGLRHALRLRLRPDFVVGDMDSLPRRVPPLPGTTFLCDFDLDRSDFQKALDLARRLGARSASIAGNAGGRLDHRLAAFAAAERFITSPRPPRGRGAGGEGSRRPRLEFIDEGRAFPAGPGLHRLDCIKGETVSLLPSTPAALVTTRALAFALRRTRLPRGTRGLSNTALTRRVSVRVHRGLLWIVRPDKSI; the protein is encoded by the coding sequence ATGAAGTCCCCTCGCGTCCTCATCCTGCTCAACGGAGAGCTCGGCGACCCGGCGGCCGCACGCCGGGCGGCCAAGGGAGCGCTCGTGCTCTGCGCCGACGGCGGCCTTCGCCACGCGCTGCGCCTGCGCCTGCGTCCGGACTTCGTCGTGGGCGACATGGACTCCCTGCCCCGGCGCGTTCCGCCGCTGCCGGGCACGACCTTCCTCTGCGACTTCGACCTCGACCGCTCCGACTTCCAGAAGGCGCTCGACCTCGCGCGGCGCCTGGGCGCGCGCTCGGCGAGCATCGCCGGCAACGCGGGCGGCCGCCTCGACCACCGCCTGGCCGCCTTCGCCGCCGCCGAGAGATTCATCACCTCCCCTCGCCCGCCACGCGGGAGAGGGGCTGGGGGTGAGGGGAGCCGAAGGCCCCGCCTCGAGTTCATCGACGAGGGCCGCGCCTTCCCGGCCGGCCCCGGCCTGCACCGGCTCGACTGCATCAAAGGGGAGACGGTCTCCCTGCTCCCATCGACGCCCGCCGCGCTCGTCACGACCCGCGCTCTCGCCTTCGCCCTGCGCCGCACCCGGTTGCCCCGAGGGACCCGGGGGCTGAGCAACACCGCGCTGACGCGCCGCGTGAGCGTTCGCGTGCACCGCGGCCTGCTCTGGATCGTCCGTCCGGACAAGAGCATCTAA
- a CDS encoding FecR family protein → MNRIKAALFLLLLAVPARAAQAPLVSATVAEVRGFSTIKMHESTVWAAVKPGTVLTAGDELRTSKDGGIVVAFSDGTKLSIGPGSTYAMQTLKPGKVDVKLVVGVLEAWVKRLAGRRFTVRTPGAVASVRGTDFRAEVDPAGQTTFDLFSGNLDFTDPSGRSAALESGQRLVADAQAGLSESKPQPIPPEVKQAPEPKVELPPAPKPADAPKTEAPKTPPGVQTAKVVSFTGTLVVILPDGKKLVIQPGEKVPDIPPGSKVEVQGGVAVLTVGGTAVEVKPGAGMLMTADGKLAAAPGGAPLSVSQAGAPPKPLAPGQPPMAPAGALPPKPGAPVPPGTVPPGAVPPPPGVLPPGDPLLPPPTDPALLPPPPPPPPNPIQDNAVTTPTCVPTVSPSAPCP, encoded by the coding sequence ATGAATCGGATCAAAGCCGCTCTCTTCCTGCTCCTGCTCGCCGTCCCCGCCCGCGCCGCGCAGGCGCCGCTCGTCTCGGCGACCGTCGCCGAGGTCCGAGGCTTCTCCACGATCAAGATGCACGAGTCGACGGTCTGGGCGGCCGTGAAGCCCGGGACCGTCCTCACCGCGGGCGACGAACTGCGCACCTCCAAGGACGGCGGCATCGTCGTCGCGTTCTCCGACGGCACGAAGCTCAGCATCGGCCCCGGCTCGACCTACGCCATGCAGACCCTCAAGCCCGGGAAGGTGGACGTGAAGCTCGTCGTCGGCGTGCTCGAGGCCTGGGTCAAGAGACTCGCCGGCCGCCGCTTCACCGTGCGCACGCCCGGCGCCGTGGCCAGCGTGCGCGGCACCGACTTCCGCGCCGAGGTCGATCCCGCCGGCCAGACGACCTTCGACCTCTTCAGCGGCAATCTCGACTTCACCGACCCTTCCGGCCGCAGCGCGGCCCTCGAATCGGGCCAGCGCCTCGTCGCCGACGCCCAGGCGGGTCTCTCGGAGTCCAAGCCCCAGCCCATCCCGCCCGAGGTCAAGCAGGCGCCCGAGCCGAAGGTCGAGCTCCCGCCGGCGCCCAAGCCCGCGGACGCGCCCAAGACCGAAGCGCCGAAGACGCCGCCCGGCGTCCAGACGGCGAAGGTCGTCAGCTTCACGGGCACGCTCGTCGTGATCCTGCCCGACGGCAAGAAGCTCGTCATCCAGCCGGGAGAGAAGGTCCCGGACATCCCCCCGGGCTCGAAGGTCGAGGTGCAGGGCGGCGTCGCCGTGCTCACCGTGGGCGGCACCGCCGTCGAGGTCAAACCCGGCGCCGGGATGCTCATGACCGCCGACGGCAAGCTCGCCGCCGCCCCGGGAGGAGCCCCCCTGAGCGTCTCTCAGGCCGGCGCGCCTCCGAAGCCGCTGGCTCCGGGACAACCCCCCATGGCGCCTGCGGGGGCGCTGCCGCCCAAGCCGGGTGCCCCCGTCCCGCCGGGCACGGTCCCGCCGGGCGCCGTTCCGCCGCCCCCAGGCGTTCTTCCCCCGGGCGACCCGCTCCTGCCTCCGCCGACGGACCCGGCGCTGCTGCCGCCGCCCCCCCCGCCGCCGCCGAACCCGATCCAGGACAATGCAGTGACGACGCCGACCTGCGTCCCGACGGTGTCGCCCTCCGCCCCCTGCCCGTAA
- a CDS encoding aminotransferase class III-fold pyridoxal phosphate-dependent enzyme, which yields MFPGPRSRVLLEEFGRYVIADLWPFVLDLEKSRGMLLATVDGQEVFDWAGFYGSKLLGHNHAHPLLRDPAYLRRLVTAASNKTANPDFLTPECLDYYRMLHEVAPVCMRNPELEVYTLNSGAEAVENMMKYFINLHDQKALAAGRMPGARRFIYFDEAFHGRTVYALNVTKLSGSPVITKDFHGFIPGNLQVPFPALDADRPAAENEALARRSLETVSDLLKRYKGEVVGIIVEPLQGAGGHRMAVPEFFRGLSALAASHDAYLGFDEVQTAGGQTGTMFACDQFGLPHPPQAVAVAKKFGCGAVYMLRPMQDRGVLDSTWGGHVADMVRVVAEFSVVREERLIEAVAAKAGRLAGGLRALQARHPERMGNVRGMGLYQGFSLESKALRDGLLDAMLEKESTLLLGAGPDTVRLRPPITVSDAEIDLLLEKLGRVFPSL from the coding sequence ATGTTCCCGGGGCCGCGCAGCCGCGTTCTGCTGGAGGAGTTCGGGCGCTACGTCATCGCCGACCTCTGGCCTTTCGTGCTCGACCTCGAGAAGAGCCGGGGGATGCTCCTCGCCACGGTCGACGGACAGGAGGTCTTCGACTGGGCGGGCTTCTACGGCTCGAAGCTCCTCGGGCACAACCACGCGCACCCGCTCCTTCGGGACCCGGCCTACCTGCGCCGGCTCGTCACGGCGGCCTCGAACAAGACGGCCAACCCCGACTTCCTGACGCCCGAGTGCCTCGACTACTACCGCATGCTCCACGAGGTCGCGCCCGTCTGCATGCGCAATCCGGAGCTCGAGGTCTACACCCTGAACTCGGGCGCCGAGGCCGTCGAGAACATGATGAAGTACTTCATCAACCTCCACGACCAGAAGGCGCTCGCGGCCGGCCGCATGCCCGGCGCGCGGCGCTTCATCTATTTCGACGAGGCCTTCCACGGGCGCACCGTGTACGCGCTCAACGTGACGAAGCTCAGCGGGTCGCCGGTCATCACGAAGGACTTCCACGGCTTCATCCCCGGGAACCTCCAGGTCCCGTTCCCGGCGCTCGACGCCGACCGTCCCGCCGCGGAGAACGAGGCGCTCGCGCGCCGCAGCCTCGAGACCGTGTCGGACCTCCTCAAACGCTATAAGGGCGAGGTCGTCGGCATCATCGTCGAACCCCTGCAGGGCGCAGGCGGTCACCGCATGGCCGTCCCGGAGTTCTTCCGCGGCCTGAGCGCTCTTGCCGCGAGCCACGACGCCTACCTCGGCTTCGACGAGGTGCAGACCGCCGGAGGACAGACGGGGACGATGTTCGCCTGCGACCAGTTCGGCCTGCCGCACCCGCCGCAGGCGGTCGCGGTGGCCAAGAAGTTCGGCTGCGGCGCCGTCTACATGCTCCGTCCCATGCAGGACCGCGGCGTGCTCGACTCGACCTGGGGCGGCCACGTCGCCGACATGGTGCGGGTCGTGGCGGAGTTCTCCGTCGTGCGGGAGGAGCGGCTCATCGAGGCCGTCGCCGCCAAGGCCGGGCGCCTCGCCGGCGGCCTGCGCGCGCTCCAAGCCCGGCACCCGGAGCGCATGGGCAACGTGCGCGGGATGGGACTTTATCAGGGCTTCTCGCTCGAGTCGAAGGCGCTGCGCGACGGCCTGCTCGACGCCATGCTCGAGAAGGAATCGACGCTCCTGCTCGGCGCCGGCCCCGACACCGTACGCCTGCGCCCGCCCATCACCGTCTCCGACGCCGAGATCGATCTGCTCCTCGAGAAGCTCGGCCGCGTCTTCCCGTCCCTCTGA
- a CDS encoding radical SAM protein — protein sequence MPEPSPAQADCYELVLNYNCDARCSFCSQGCFDKRLNARFEDIARAVYLGKKRGYKRLGLSGGEALLRPDLAKIVALGRSVGFTYIRLQTNGIRLADPRLCRLLVRAGLTFAKLTFASHRPEVHDALVGVKGAWRRTMAGLRHMKALKALVGVNILLNRRNLAELPATVRFFLDEGVSEFVVIYPLYLGSMAKNAKTLGITLKQASGPVVETLGFMEREGLSDGIKVLNMPPCFLPGFEDRAMGLYRFNTLVTSPDGRPTDLDEDASRARTQGPPCRACSLRRRCGGVDRHYPELYGWKDFRPLKKEPRAAKPVKPTSPARRGTGVSPVPRWRTSNEQCLLEILSRESDIPTPRVLALARGIPMCRDCRDGSAVLVAGERLIEHGLVARRFEKGKYYWRKA from the coding sequence ATGCCCGAGCCCTCCCCCGCGCAGGCCGACTGCTACGAGCTCGTCCTCAACTACAACTGCGACGCGCGCTGCAGCTTCTGCTCTCAGGGCTGCTTCGACAAGCGGCTCAACGCCCGCTTCGAGGACATCGCCCGCGCGGTCTACCTCGGGAAGAAGCGGGGCTACAAGCGCCTGGGGCTCTCGGGCGGAGAGGCGCTGCTGCGCCCCGACCTCGCCAAGATCGTCGCCCTCGGCCGCTCCGTGGGCTTCACCTACATCCGCCTCCAGACCAACGGCATCCGCCTCGCCGACCCGCGGCTCTGCCGCCTCCTGGTCCGAGCCGGGCTGACCTTCGCGAAGCTCACCTTCGCGAGCCATCGTCCCGAGGTCCACGACGCGCTGGTCGGGGTGAAGGGGGCCTGGCGGCGCACGATGGCGGGGCTGCGCCACATGAAGGCGCTCAAGGCGCTCGTCGGCGTCAACATCCTGCTCAACCGGCGCAACCTCGCCGAGCTGCCCGCGACGGTGCGCTTCTTCCTCGACGAGGGGGTCAGCGAGTTCGTCGTCATCTACCCCCTCTACCTCGGGAGCATGGCGAAGAACGCGAAGACCCTGGGGATCACCCTGAAGCAGGCCTCCGGCCCGGTGGTCGAGACGCTGGGTTTCATGGAGCGGGAAGGCCTCTCGGACGGCATCAAGGTGCTGAACATGCCCCCCTGCTTCCTCCCCGGCTTCGAGGACCGCGCGATGGGCCTCTACCGCTTCAACACGCTCGTGACCTCGCCCGATGGAAGGCCGACCGACCTCGACGAGGACGCCTCCCGCGCGCGGACGCAGGGCCCGCCGTGCCGGGCCTGCTCGCTGCGGCGGCGCTGCGGAGGAGTGGACCGCCACTACCCGGAGCTCTACGGCTGGAAGGACTTCCGCCCGCTGAAGAAGGAGCCCCGGGCGGCGAAGCCCGTGAAGCCGACCTCTCCTGCGCGCCGAGGGACCGGCGTCTCGCCGGTCCCAAGATGGCGGACCAGCAACGAGCAGTGCCTGCTCGAGATCCTCTCCCGCGAATCCGACATCCCCACCCCGCGCGTGCTCGCGCTCGCGCGCGGCATCCCCATGTGCCGCGACTGCCGCGACGGCAGCGCGGTGCTCGTCGCCGGCGAGCGTCTCATCGAGCACGGCCTCGTCGCCCGCCGCTTCGAGAAAGGCAAGTATTATTGGCGCAAAGCATAG